CATGAGTGAACTTGGCCTTGACGTTGCCGCGTTCGCCGCGACGGCCGAGCGGCTGGGTCAGGAAGGCAAGTCACCGCTCTATGCCGCGATTGGCGGTCGCTTGGCCGCGATCATCGCCGTCGCCGATCCGATCAAGCAAACGACGCCTGCTGCGATTGCGGCTCTACACGCGCTCGGCCTGAAGGTAGCGATGATAACCGGCGACAACCGCATGACCGCACAAGCCATTGCCAGTCAGCTTGGCATTGACGAAGTGATCGCCGAAGTTCTGCCCGATGGAAAGGTAGAAGCCATCAATCGGCTCAAGGCCGAGCATGGCCGTGTAGCCTTCGTCGGCGACGGGATCAATGACGCCCCCGCCCTGGCGGCGGCCGATGTCGGCCTTGCGGTCGGCACCGGCACGGATATCGCGATCGAAGCGGCCGACGTCGTGCTGATGTCCGGTCATCTAAACGGGGTAGCGACGGCCATTGCACTGTCGCGTGCCACGATCGGCAACATCCGGCAAAACCTGTTCTGGGCCTTCGCCTATAACATTGCATTGATTCCGGTCGCGGCGGGCGTCCTCTATCCCGCCTCGGGCATCCTGTTGTCGCCGGTATTCGCGGCGGGTGCTATGGCGCTATCGAGCATCTTCGTGCTGGGCAACGCTCTGCGTCTGCGCGGTTTCCGGCCTCCCGAGTCGGCAAGCCGATCGTCCGGCACAATTGAGAAACGAGAAGCATCATGAATATCGGACAAGCATCCAAGGCATCGGGCGTATCTGCCAAAATGATCCGCTACTATGAGCAGACTGGCCTCATTCCGAAAGCCGATCGCAGGGATTCCGGCTACCGCGATTATTCCCCGTCGGACGTCCATATGCTGCGCTTTATCCGGCGCGCGCGTGATCTCGGCTTCTCGGTCGCGGAGATCAACGAGCTGCTTAGCCTCTGGCGGGACAAGGCCCGCCAGAGTGCTGACGTGAAGCGGATCGCGCAGGCACATATCGACCAGCTTCAGCAACGCATCGCAAACCTCGAACAGATGGCCGCGACCTTGGGAACATTGGTGGACTGTTGCGCCGGCGACGGTCGACCAGACTGCCCGATCCTTGCCGATTTGGAAGAACCCGGCGACGATCACGACGTGCCGAGCCTAACCACGGCCGGAATAGGTCGCCTCAGACACCGCCACTAAGGTCGGGCTGGCCCTGTTCGCAGAGATATCGCTGTCGCCCGTCGGGGGTAGCGATGGTGTGATCCCGTCCTTAGTTAGATGAAATGCCAATACTTCGCTTTATTGGCTTGGGGCGGGCAGCAGGCGGCGCTGCCGCCGCTCCCGAGACCGGCATCCATTTGGATTTGCATCTTGCGTAAGATATTCGTTCGTCCTCTTGCGCCACGAAGACGCTCAATCTCAGCCTCGGGCACGGCATAATCAAGATATTTTCGGGCATATTGCTCGTTAGCAGGCAGGAACCTCCTACACGGCGCAGGACGGACTAACCAGATCCGTCTCTTCCATTGCGAAGATTTGCCACGTCTTACGTCGATCGGACCAGGTCGCTCTAGATTGCCCCTAAATGAATTATCCCATCGGTGTTGCCCGTGATGCGGCACCGATCCCGCTGGAACGTCGACGGCACTCGTTTTGGGCTACCAATTCAACCGTAAGCGATCGGCGCGCGGCGCGATGCCTTGCGAAGGGATGAATCCCGAAAAAGCCGCCCCACCCCTCACACATGAACATATTTTCATATGAATGGCGATCAAGCCTTGACCTTACCATCGTTGGAAGCCGCAAAGCGAACATGAATCAATCAGACGCCGCGGAATGAATGCAGAAGACGTGGCAAGTTGAAGGGCAAAAAGATGCGAGTAAAAAACGCACTTCTCCTGGCCTCCGTAGCCTTGGCTATAGGTGGCCTTACGTCGGCCTGTAGCGAATCGGGCGGCGGTCAAGCCGCACAGGCACAAGCAGCGCCGCAAGTGCCAGTGGCGCAAGTCGAGGTGCGCGAACTTGCGCCCACGGCCGAGTTCAACGGCTCGCTGACATCGCCCCAAAGCGTCGAACTGCGGCCTCGCGTCAGCGGTGCGATCGTATCCGTTCACGTCCCTGAAGGCGCATTGGTCAGGAAGGGGCAGCTTCTGTTCCGCATTGATCCGCGCCCTTTCCAGGTTGCGCTTGACCGGGCGCGGGCCGAGCTTCTCCAGGCCCAAGCCGCAGCGGCGCTTGCCGAAAGCAATTTCAGCCGCTCGGAACAGCTCGTCGCAACTAGCGCGATCTCGCGCAAAGCCTATGACGACGCCGTGGCGCAGCGAAACGCCGCTCGCGCGCAAGTACAGGCCGGGAACGCGGCCGTCGCCGCCGCGCGGCTCGATCTTTCCTTCACTCAGGTCACGGCACCGATCAGCGGCCGCGTCGACCGTGTTCTGGTTACGGAGGGCAATGTCGTCGGCGCTGGCGCAGGCGCCGCTCCGCTTACCACAATCAAATCGGTCAGCCCGCTTCATGTCCTGTTCGACATCGACGAGGCGACCTATCTCAATTTCGTAGAGCAGGCCCGCCGGGGCGGTTCGACTGCGCGGCTTCCGGTCGAAATCGGCCTGATGACCGAGCAGGGATATCCGCACAGAGCCACACTTGATTTCCTTGGCAACGGTATTGACCGCAGCGCGGGCACCATCCGTGCCCGCGCCGTGATCGCTAATCCCGGTGGCGATCTTGCGCCGGGGCTGTTCGCGCGCGTGAGGCTGACTCTCGGCGCACCGCAGCAGGCAATCCTTATCGATGACCAGGCAGTCGGGAACGATCAGGGTAAGAATTATGTGTTGGTCGTTGGCCAGGGCAACAAGGCTGAGTTTCGGCCGATCGAACTTGGTCCGGTGGTCGATGGCTTGCGCGTCGTCAAATCGGGGCTGAAGCCGGGCGACATCATCATCATCAAGGGTCTGGTGCGTCCAGGGATGCAGGTCACACCGCGTCGGGGGCCAATGGTCCAAGGCTCAGGCCCCGGTGCCGGTGGGGGCAATCGTCCCGCTGCCGAAGCGGCTCCCGCGGAGGCCGGTCAATGACATTCCCTCGCTTCTTCGTCGACCGCCCGATCTTCGCGGTCGTGCTGTCGGTGCTCATGCTGATCGCCGGGGGCATCACTCTGTTTCAGCTCCCCTTGAGCGAATACCCCTCCGTCACGCCGCCGACGGTGCAGGTAACGGCCGCCTATCCGGGGGCTAGTCCCGAAGTGATGGCCGAGACCGTCGCCGCGCCGCTCGAACAGGCGATCAACGGCGTCGAAAACATGCTTTATATGAGTTCGCAGTCGGCGACCGACGGGCGTATGACGATCTCGATCTCCTTCAAGCAGGGGACCGATCCCGACGTCGCGCAAATTCAGGTGCAGAACCGCGTATCGCGCGCACTGCCCCGGTTGCCGGAAGAGGTGCAGCGCATCGGCGTGGTGACGGACAAGACCTCGCCCGACATTCTGATGGTCGTGCATATGCGCGCCACGAACCAGCACTATGATCCGCTCTACGTCTCGAACTATGCGTCGCTGCATGTGAAGGATGAGTTGGCGCGTCTGCCGGGTGTCGCCAATGTTAATATCGGTGGCGAAGGCGAGTATGCGATGCGCGCATGGCTCGACCCGACCAAAGTCGCTGCGCGCGGTCTGACCGCGAGCGATGTCGTCGCAGCGATTCGCGAGCAGAACATCCAGGTCGCGGCTGGCTCGATCGGCCAGCAGCCCAATGCCAAGGCGGCCTATCAGGTCTCCGTCAATGCGCTGGGCAGACTGACCACGGAGGAGCAGTTCGGCGATATTGTCGTCAAGAGCGGCGAGGATGGCCAGATCACCCGCCTGCGAGACGTGGCCCGGATCGAAATGGGCGCGGACAACTATACACTCCGCGGCATGTTGAATGGCAAGCCTGCCGTCGGCCTACAAATCCTGATGAGCCCCGGCGCTAACGCACTCGACACGTCGAGCGCAGTGCGAGCCACGATGGAACGCCTTAAGACCGAGTTCCCCGAAGGTATCGGTTATGAGATCGCCTACGATCCAACGATCTTCGTGCGCGCCTCGCTCAAGTCGGTGGCGGTGACGTTGCTCGAAGCGACTCTGCTCGTCGTGCTTGTGGTCATTATTTTCCTTCAGAGCTGGCGTGCGTCGATCATCCCCCTGATCGCCGTGCCGGTGTCGCTCGTCGGCACCTTCGCCATCATGTATCTGTTCGGCTTCTCGCTAAACACGTTGTCGCTGTTCGGCCTGGTCCTCTCGATCGGTATTGTCGTCGACGACGCGATCGTGGTGGTGGAGAATGTCGAGCGACACATCGCACTCGGTCAGTCTCCCAAGGAAGCGGCTCGAAAGGCGATGGACGAGGTAACGGGGCCGATCCTCGCGATTACCTCGGTGCTGGCGGCGGTATTCATCCCCTCGGCTTTCCTTTCGGGATTGCAGGGCGAGTTCTATCGCCAGTTCGCGCTCACCATCGCGATCTCGACCATTCTGTCGGCCATCAACTCGCTGACCCTCTCGCCCGCGCTCGCCGGTATGCTGCTGAAGCCGCACCACGGCGACACGCCGCGCGACCGTCTCACTCGCGGAATCGACCGCGTGTTCGGGGGCTTCTTTGCCCGGTTCAACCGCTTCTTCGACAAGCTATCCGACCGCTATGTCGGTTGGGTTCGGCGCGCGGTGCGGGCAAGCGGCATCGTCGGTCTTCTCTACGCCGGCTTCCTCGGTCTGACCTGGCTGGGCTTCCACCAAGTCCCCGCAGGTTTTGTGCCGATGCAGGACAAATATTATCTGCTCAGCATCGCCCAGCTTCCTGCCGGAGCCTCGCTCGACCGCACCGAAGCCGTGGTGCAGCAGATGTCCGAAACCGCACTTGCGGAGCCGGGCGTCGAAAGTGTCGTCGCCTTCCCCGGCCTCGATGTGAACGGCGCGGCCAATCTACCCAACTCGGCGGTGATGTTCATCATGCTCGACAGTTTCGAGGACCGAAAAGGCGCGGACCTCTCAGCTCATGCCATCGCCGGCAAGCTGATGGGCAAATTCAGCCAGATTCCCGACGGCTTCGTGGGTGTGTTCCCTCCGCCTCCTGTGCCGGGCCTTGGCGCAATGG
The Novosphingobium sp. EMRT-2 genome window above contains:
- the cueR gene encoding Cu(I)-responsive transcriptional regulator yields the protein MNIGQASKASGVSAKMIRYYEQTGLIPKADRRDSGYRDYSPSDVHMLRFIRRARDLGFSVAEINELLSLWRDKARQSADVKRIAQAHIDQLQQRIANLEQMAATLGTLVDCCAGDGRPDCPILADLEEPGDDHDVPSLTTAGIGRLRHRH
- a CDS encoding efflux RND transporter periplasmic adaptor subunit; this encodes MAQVEVRELAPTAEFNGSLTSPQSVELRPRVSGAIVSVHVPEGALVRKGQLLFRIDPRPFQVALDRARAELLQAQAAAALAESNFSRSEQLVATSAISRKAYDDAVAQRNAARAQVQAGNAAVAAARLDLSFTQVTAPISGRVDRVLVTEGNVVGAGAGAAPLTTIKSVSPLHVLFDIDEATYLNFVEQARRGGSTARLPVEIGLMTEQGYPHRATLDFLGNGIDRSAGTIRARAVIANPGGDLAPGLFARVRLTLGAPQQAILIDDQAVGNDQGKNYVLVVGQGNKAEFRPIELGPVVDGLRVVKSGLKPGDIIIIKGLVRPGMQVTPRRGPMVQGSGPGAGGGNRPAAEAAPAEAGQ
- a CDS encoding efflux RND transporter permease subunit, with product MTFPRFFVDRPIFAVVLSVLMLIAGGITLFQLPLSEYPSVTPPTVQVTAAYPGASPEVMAETVAAPLEQAINGVENMLYMSSQSATDGRMTISISFKQGTDPDVAQIQVQNRVSRALPRLPEEVQRIGVVTDKTSPDILMVVHMRATNQHYDPLYVSNYASLHVKDELARLPGVANVNIGGEGEYAMRAWLDPTKVAARGLTASDVVAAIREQNIQVAAGSIGQQPNAKAAYQVSVNALGRLTTEEQFGDIVVKSGEDGQITRLRDVARIEMGADNYTLRGMLNGKPAVGLQILMSPGANALDTSSAVRATMERLKTEFPEGIGYEIAYDPTIFVRASLKSVAVTLLEATLLVVLVVIIFLQSWRASIIPLIAVPVSLVGTFAIMYLFGFSLNTLSLFGLVLSIGIVVDDAIVVVENVERHIALGQSPKEAARKAMDEVTGPILAITSVLAAVFIPSAFLSGLQGEFYRQFALTIAISTILSAINSLTLSPALAGMLLKPHHGDTPRDRLTRGIDRVFGGFFARFNRFFDKLSDRYVGWVRRAVRASGIVGLLYAGFLGLTWLGFHQVPAGFVPMQDKYYLLSIAQLPAGASLDRTEAVVQQMSETALAEPGVESVVAFPGLDVNGAANLPNSAVMFIMLDSFEDRKGADLSAHAIAGKLMGKFSQIPDGFVGVFPPPPVPGLGAMGGFKLQIEDRAGLGFNALAQAQGQIMARAMQTPELAGMLASFQPNAPQVQVDVDRVKAKAQGVPLTAIFETMQVNLGSLYVNDFNRFGRTYRVMVQADAPFRQQAESIGQLMVRNAAGEMIPLSSLVTITRSTGPDRVMHYNGYPSADISGGPAPGFSSGQATAAIERIVQETLPPGMTYEWTDLTYQEKAAGNTALIVFPLSVLLAFLILAAQYNSWSLPFAVLLIAPMALLSAIGGVWISGGDNNIFTQIAFVVLVGLAAKNAILIVEFARAKEQDGMEPLPAVLEAAKLRLRPILMTSIAFIAGVIPLVIASGAGAEMRHAMGIAVFAGMLGVTLFGLILTPVFYVAVRRFAARREASKQATPASEQNV